A portion of the Emcibacter sp. SYSU 3D8 genome contains these proteins:
- a CDS encoding DUF4142 domain-containing protein codes for MRSIVWTAVAAFLLTSGGADAGEKVAAVSQAETPHEEKAAAAFARAASLAGLFDVEAAQLALDRATNPEIRKLAREIVEDQSLANSRLVAFAPKHAVTRLNADYTARLNRLKAAKAEAFDKAFLAAQQASHDHSAKLLSDYAHSGGDDRLRSYASETLSFVKLHQSRVKSLQ; via the coding sequence ATGCGTTCCATCGTTTGGACGGCGGTGGCCGCTTTCCTTCTCACAAGCGGCGGGGCCGACGCCGGAGAGAAGGTTGCGGCAGTGTCGCAGGCGGAAACGCCGCACGAAGAAAAGGCGGCCGCCGCCTTTGCGCGCGCCGCCAGCCTGGCGGGGCTCTTCGACGTGGAAGCCGCGCAGCTGGCGCTCGATCGGGCCACCAATCCAGAAATACGAAAACTGGCACGCGAGATCGTCGAGGATCAGTCGCTGGCCAATTCCCGGCTGGTCGCGTTTGCGCCCAAGCATGCGGTGACCCGCCTGAATGCCGACTACACGGCGCGGCTCAACCGGTTGAAGGCGGCGAAGGCCGAGGCGTTCGACAAGGCATTCCTTGCCGCGCAGCAGGCATCGCACGACCACAGTGCCAAACTCCTGTCGGACTATGCCCATTCAGGCGGTGACGACAGGCTCAGGTCCTACGCCTCGGAGACCTTGTCATTCGTCAAGCTGCACCAGTCGCGCGTCAAGAGCCTGCAGTAG
- a CDS encoding VOC family protein, translated as MSNPFNRPSFGSALFYKEPFAALDFLETAFGFDRTMVITDADGNLGHAEMSFGNGYVMIGAEWADYVASPASTGGRNTQSIHVHLDSGVDEHCARAVAAGAVVVRPLEDQFYGDRTYSVRDPEGHVWSFAQSMRYVSREEAEQASGLKIEGWI; from the coding sequence ATGTCCAATCCGTTTAACCGCCCGTCCTTTGGCTCGGCGCTGTTCTACAAGGAGCCTTTCGCGGCGCTCGATTTCCTGGAAACAGCGTTCGGCTTCGACCGGACCATGGTCATTACCGACGCCGACGGGAATCTGGGCCATGCGGAGATGAGTTTCGGCAATGGCTATGTGATGATTGGCGCTGAATGGGCCGACTATGTAGCCAGCCCCGCTTCGACCGGCGGTCGTAACACCCAGTCGATTCACGTGCATCTCGACAGCGGCGTGGACGAGCACTGCGCCCGCGCGGTTGCGGCCGGCGCCGTGGTCGTCCGTCCGCTGGAAGATCAGTTCTACGGCGACCGGACCTATTCGGTGCGCGATCCCGAAGGCCATGTCTGGAGCTTTGCCCAAAGCATGCGCTATGTGAGCCGCGAGGAAGCCGAACAGGCCAGCGGCCTCAAGATCGAGGGTTGGATTTGA
- a CDS encoding metalloregulator ArsR/SmtB family transcription factor, producing the protein MDLISNPVREPLPRTALDDTLAALADPHRRRVVELLRCGPLRAGELAEAAGLSAPAMSRHLRTLRTAGIIEESHPPFDARIRIYSLRTGPMTEIKQWLDETERLWTHQLAGLKAHLESDE; encoded by the coding sequence TTGGATTTGATATCCAATCCCGTTCGAGAGCCGTTACCGCGCACCGCATTGGACGACACGCTGGCTGCGCTTGCCGACCCGCACCGCCGCCGGGTCGTCGAGCTGCTGCGCTGCGGACCGCTACGAGCCGGCGAATTGGCCGAGGCTGCGGGGCTCAGCGCTCCGGCCATGAGCCGGCATCTGCGTACCCTGCGCACAGCAGGCATCATCGAGGAATCGCACCCGCCCTTCGATGCGCGCATACGCATCTACAGCCTCCGCACTGGCCCCATGACCGAAATCAAGCAATGGCTCGACGAGACCGAACGGCTGTGGACCCATCAGCTTGCTGGCCTCAAGGCCCACCTGGAGAGTGACGAGTGA
- a CDS encoding SRPBCC domain-containing protein — protein sequence MTSKVLVSLRVAATPERAFEAFTREIGLWWRHDELFAFSHRRSGTLHFEPGLGGRLLEVYGDGDVFEIGRITIWEPGRRLCLTWRQASFAPGQMTRLEVRFEPVDAGTRVTIEHSGWDTIPQAHAARHNFPLGPFQQRQAEHWQRLLASLAHVAIR from the coding sequence GTGACGTCGAAGGTGCTCGTTTCCCTCCGTGTCGCCGCCACTCCCGAGCGGGCATTCGAGGCATTCACCCGGGAAATCGGCCTGTGGTGGCGGCACGACGAGTTGTTCGCCTTCAGCCACCGCCGGTCAGGCACACTGCATTTCGAGCCGGGCCTTGGCGGCCGTCTGCTTGAAGTCTACGGCGATGGCGACGTCTTCGAGATCGGCCGCATCACCATTTGGGAGCCGGGACGGCGCCTTTGCCTTACCTGGCGGCAGGCCAGTTTTGCACCCGGCCAGATGACCCGGCTGGAAGTCCGCTTCGAGCCGGTGGACGCCGGAACTCGGGTCACCATCGAGCACAGCGGATGGGACACCATACCCCAGGCCCATGCCGCCCGGCACAACTTTCCACTCGGTCCATTCCAGCAGCGTCAGGCCGAGCATTGGCAAAGGCTTCTGGCATCACTGGCGCATGTGGCTATTCGGTGA
- a CDS encoding efflux transporter outer membrane subunit, which yields MSGRLTTIALVSLLAGCTMAPDYRQPPMATAPVYPAEGQPELGEVTATALGWRQFFADPRLVKLVEVALDNNRDLRISVARIEEARGQYRVQRADLLPTIEGQASAVRTHGGSVSSGGPVAPVTADNYSAGGGITSFELDFWGRVRSLSNAARASYLATVQAGRAFRISLIADVAGTYLMLRETEERIALARATVDSRNRGLEIAKLRLDAGVTSALEYRQSETLLTQAQTELATLRRMRAQARNLLDVLVGGPVNGPLPAPLPLLDQGMGGHLGAGLPSDLLLNRPDILEAEQQLRASNANIGAARAAFFPKITLTGSGGYESTELKNGLAQDGMNWSLGPASLTVPIFDFGRNQGNLDVAKARQNIAVATYEKTVQTAFREVADALAARRYFADQVAAQERALVAQRNSAELAQLRYRNGVSNYLEVLDAERNLFDAEQSLVETRRNQLDNLVTLYVALGGGLTE from the coding sequence ATGAGCGGACGACTCACCACGATCGCCCTCGTGTCGTTGCTGGCCGGCTGCACCATGGCGCCCGACTATCGGCAGCCGCCGATGGCGACCGCGCCGGTCTATCCGGCGGAAGGTCAGCCGGAGCTTGGCGAGGTCACGGCCACGGCGCTCGGATGGCGGCAGTTCTTCGCCGATCCCAGGCTGGTGAAGCTGGTAGAGGTGGCGCTGGACAACAACCGGGATCTTCGGATCTCGGTGGCGCGCATCGAAGAGGCGCGAGGGCAATACAGGGTTCAGCGCGCCGATCTGCTGCCGACCATCGAGGGCCAGGCGTCGGCCGTGCGCACTCACGGCGGATCGGTCTCGTCCGGCGGGCCAGTTGCGCCCGTTACCGCCGACAATTACAGCGCAGGCGGGGGCATCACCAGTTTCGAGCTGGATTTCTGGGGACGGGTGCGCAGCCTGAGCAATGCAGCGCGCGCCAGCTATCTGGCAACGGTGCAGGCGGGACGGGCATTCCGGATCAGCCTCATCGCCGATGTCGCCGGCACCTATCTGATGCTGCGCGAAACCGAGGAGCGTATCGCGCTGGCGCGGGCGACGGTGGATAGCCGCAACCGCGGGCTGGAGATCGCCAAACTGCGCCTCGATGCGGGTGTCACGTCGGCGCTCGAGTACCGGCAGTCCGAGACATTGCTGACCCAGGCACAGACCGAACTGGCGACACTGCGGCGCATGCGGGCACAGGCGCGCAATCTGCTCGACGTGCTGGTGGGCGGTCCGGTCAATGGGCCGTTGCCCGCGCCGCTGCCGCTGCTGGATCAGGGCATGGGCGGGCATCTCGGTGCCGGATTGCCGTCGGACCTGCTGCTGAACCGGCCGGACATTCTCGAGGCGGAACAGCAATTGCGGGCCTCGAACGCCAATATCGGCGCCGCGAGGGCCGCCTTTTTTCCGAAGATCACGCTGACCGGTTCGGGCGGCTATGAATCGACCGAACTGAAGAATGGGCTGGCCCAGGACGGTATGAACTGGAGTTTGGGACCGGCGTCGCTGACGGTTCCGATATTTGATTTTGGCCGGAATCAGGGCAACCTGGATGTGGCCAAAGCGCGCCAGAACATCGCTGTCGCCACCTACGAGAAAACGGTGCAGACGGCGTTCCGCGAAGTGGCCGACGCGTTGGCGGCGCGGCGGTATTTCGCGGATCAGGTGGCCGCGCAGGAAAGGGCGCTGGTCGCGCAGCGCAACAGCGCCGAACTGGCGCAATTGCGTTACCGCAATGGGGTGTCCAACTACCTCGAAGTGCTGGACGCGGAACGCAACCTGTTCGACGCCGAGCAGTCGCTGGTGGAAACGCGACGCAATCAGTTGGACAATCTGGTGACGCTGTATGTGGCCCTGGGCGGCGGCCTCACCGAATAG